A single Marinobacter sp. es.042 DNA region contains:
- a CDS encoding DUF4864 domain-containing protein: MGHQHIVFGKWLIPVLLAFIGLAVLGSPQSVASDKDAEIRDTILRQIEAFANNDEEQAWAHASEGIKRRFGSSQVFVDMVREAYPAVHNATAIEFTQRVPHGAFEIQVVRLQGPEGKRWDAYYRMVLTEGAWKVAGVRLQPAELGI, encoded by the coding sequence ATGGGTCACCAACACATCGTTTTCGGAAAGTGGCTGATTCCCGTGCTTCTGGCTTTCATTGGCCTCGCGGTTCTCGGGTCCCCACAGTCTGTGGCCAGCGACAAAGACGCAGAAATCCGCGACACCATCCTGCGCCAGATCGAAGCGTTTGCGAACAACGACGAGGAGCAGGCCTGGGCCCACGCCTCCGAGGGTATCAAGCGTCGATTCGGCTCGTCACAGGTGTTTGTCGACATGGTTCGTGAAGCCTACCCGGCGGTGCACAACGCCACGGCCATCGAGTTTACCCAGCGCGTGCCCCACGGCGCCTTTGAAATCCAGGTGGTGCGGTTGCAGGGGCCGGAAGGCAAGCGATGGGACGCCTATTACCGGATGGTGCTCACGGAAGGGGCCTGGAAGGTGGCCGGCGTGAGACTCCAGCCGGCCGAGCTGGGTATTTAA
- the recC gene encoding exodeoxyribonuclease V subunit gamma: protein MAALSTEPTEQRARIEPGFHAIHANHLEDLRRAVVYICRHNPMPPLESETFLVQSNGIAQWLKLALAEKRTEDGLEGGLGIAAGMDFLFPARFIWQAYRAVLPDGEVPEQSPFDKRRLVWRLYRLLPRLVGQDEAFTPLARFLEGNDPDLRNFQLAEKVADLFDQYQVFRADWLAAWEQGKDVIITARAEEKPLDAETRWQPLLWRRLVEDVGADAHTSRSQIHTRFMEQGQQLQAPANPFRLPTRIVVFGVSSLPRQALEALYVLSRFSQVVLCVHNPCQFYWADIISDRELLTAERKRGRAHPTLSDIEDPDQLHQHANPLLAAWGKQGRDYIRLLDEFDNPDQYRGSFQTPDQKIDIFSDHGNPEAPRLLHQLQNDIHNLTPLQEIRQQQRRLDLHQDHSLAFHQAHSPQREVEILHDQLLAAFNADATLRPRDVIVMVPDINVYAPHIQAVFGRYQPGRKRHIPFTISDQGQRHHEPVLIALETLMSLPRSRFAVSEIISLLEVPGIRDRFGINEDEIPLARRWVEGANIRWGLHGQHRESLDLPAELERNTWQSGLRSMLLGYGMGDDEPWAGVEPFGEIGGLQASLAGRLNDFVHQLETLWQALQTNRTPEDWERLFSEMLGQFFHRVEGSDLLLLNRFRRQLEQWLEDALAAGLGEQTLPLNIVKDVLLEGLDEGGLNQRFLAGKVNFATLMPMRAIPFRKVCLLGMNDGDYPRSRPPVDFDLMAQDYRPGDRSRREDDRYLFLEALLSAREQLYISWVGRSIKDDSERPPSVLVGQLQDHLDSLWSVSGQPETKVIEALTTQHPLQPFSRSYFPKANGLEEGGEGENSSPRPLAEVLEARRLFTYEREWRSAHGGEAAAQTQSALPYQAPEEPISLNDLAAFLKKPIDTFYQRRLQVRFEDVEDDDTDNENFELDGLDRWRLDNELIQGGLLKASNEEELHDRLQATLDRMARRGDLGMGVTEHRLRSELAGRLPDLFERYQNALADWPEAIVEPLSFDYRFENALGSVEIADLIDNLRCNAQGELCRLVVAGSSLLTGSGSSKKVRYANLMRDWLIHLAGQLGDQPFETLVLGKEEGRKFRFAPLHPEQARPLFEAVLSGWMDATTRALPIHCEAGFAWITSFYGSKKYVGDHERAISEAQQAYSIALERDTGYLRGAFETPELLMASGEFEALLHQLYVPVWEAEQDKSAADQIGGLE, encoded by the coding sequence ATGGCCGCACTCTCCACCGAGCCCACCGAGCAACGCGCCAGGATCGAACCCGGGTTTCACGCGATCCACGCCAACCATCTGGAAGACCTGCGCCGGGCCGTTGTCTACATCTGTCGGCACAACCCCATGCCGCCACTGGAGAGCGAGACCTTCCTGGTGCAGAGCAACGGTATTGCCCAGTGGCTGAAGCTGGCGCTGGCGGAGAAGCGCACCGAAGATGGCCTTGAGGGCGGCCTTGGGATTGCTGCCGGTATGGATTTCCTGTTCCCGGCCCGGTTTATCTGGCAAGCCTACCGGGCCGTGCTTCCGGACGGTGAGGTACCGGAACAGTCGCCCTTCGACAAACGGCGGCTGGTGTGGCGGCTGTACCGGTTATTGCCACGCCTGGTGGGGCAGGACGAGGCCTTTACACCGCTGGCCCGTTTTCTGGAAGGTAACGATCCGGACCTGCGCAATTTCCAGCTGGCGGAGAAGGTGGCCGATCTGTTTGACCAGTACCAGGTGTTCCGGGCCGACTGGCTGGCGGCCTGGGAGCAGGGCAAGGATGTGATCATCACGGCCCGGGCCGAGGAAAAGCCTCTGGATGCGGAAACCCGCTGGCAACCCCTGCTCTGGCGCCGGCTGGTTGAGGATGTGGGCGCAGACGCTCATACCAGCCGCTCGCAGATCCATACCCGGTTCATGGAACAGGGCCAGCAACTTCAGGCGCCGGCCAACCCGTTCCGGCTGCCGACCCGCATTGTCGTCTTTGGCGTCTCCTCGCTGCCCCGGCAAGCGCTGGAAGCCCTGTACGTCCTGAGCCGGTTCAGTCAGGTGGTACTGTGTGTTCACAACCCCTGCCAGTTTTACTGGGCCGATATCATCAGCGACCGGGAGCTGCTCACCGCCGAACGCAAACGGGGCAGAGCCCATCCGACACTTTCCGACATTGAAGATCCAGACCAGCTGCACCAACACGCCAATCCACTGCTGGCCGCCTGGGGCAAGCAGGGCCGGGACTATATCCGGTTGCTGGACGAGTTCGACAACCCGGATCAGTACCGGGGCAGCTTCCAGACACCAGACCAGAAAATCGATATCTTCTCGGATCATGGCAACCCGGAAGCACCGCGCCTGCTGCATCAGCTGCAGAACGATATCCACAACCTGACGCCCCTGCAGGAAATCCGCCAGCAGCAGCGCCGGCTGGATCTGCACCAGGATCATTCCCTGGCGTTCCATCAGGCCCACAGCCCCCAGCGGGAAGTGGAAATTCTGCATGATCAGCTGCTGGCTGCGTTCAACGCCGACGCCACGCTGCGGCCCCGGGATGTCATCGTGATGGTGCCGGATATCAACGTCTACGCGCCTCACATCCAGGCCGTGTTTGGTCGTTATCAGCCGGGCCGCAAGCGCCACATTCCTTTCACCATTTCCGATCAGGGCCAGCGCCACCATGAACCCGTGCTGATTGCCCTGGAAACCCTGATGTCACTGCCCCGCAGCCGATTCGCGGTGAGTGAGATCATCAGCCTGCTGGAAGTACCTGGCATACGAGACCGCTTCGGTATCAATGAAGACGAGATCCCCCTGGCCCGTCGCTGGGTCGAAGGCGCCAATATCCGCTGGGGTCTGCACGGCCAGCACCGGGAAAGTCTGGACCTGCCCGCCGAACTGGAGCGCAACACCTGGCAATCCGGGCTGCGCTCGATGCTGCTGGGTTATGGCATGGGCGACGATGAGCCCTGGGCCGGTGTGGAACCCTTCGGCGAGATCGGCGGCCTGCAGGCCAGCCTGGCGGGCCGCCTTAACGACTTTGTGCATCAGCTTGAAACCCTCTGGCAGGCGCTGCAGACCAATCGCACCCCCGAAGACTGGGAGCGTCTGTTTTCAGAGATGCTCGGGCAGTTTTTCCACAGGGTGGAAGGCAGCGACCTGTTGCTGCTTAACCGTTTCCGCCGCCAGCTGGAACAGTGGCTGGAAGACGCCCTGGCAGCAGGCCTTGGGGAACAGACCCTGCCCCTGAACATCGTCAAGGATGTGCTGCTGGAGGGGCTGGATGAAGGCGGCCTGAACCAGCGTTTCCTGGCCGGCAAGGTCAACTTCGCCACCCTGATGCCCATGCGGGCCATACCCTTCCGGAAAGTGTGCCTGCTGGGCATGAACGACGGCGACTATCCCCGCTCCCGGCCGCCGGTGGATTTCGATCTCATGGCCCAGGATTACCGCCCGGGGGACCGCTCCCGCCGGGAAGACGATCGCTACCTGTTCCTGGAAGCCCTGTTATCCGCCCGGGAGCAGCTTTACATCAGCTGGGTAGGCCGCAGCATCAAGGATGATTCGGAACGGCCGCCGTCGGTTCTGGTGGGGCAGCTTCAGGATCATCTGGACAGTCTCTGGTCTGTGTCAGGGCAACCCGAAACCAAGGTCATCGAGGCACTGACGACCCAACACCCGTTGCAGCCGTTCAGCCGAAGCTATTTCCCGAAAGCCAACGGGCTGGAGGAGGGTGGAGAGGGGGAAAACAGTTCGCCCCGTCCCCTGGCCGAGGTGTTGGAGGCACGCCGGTTATTCACCTACGAGCGGGAATGGCGCAGTGCCCATGGTGGTGAGGCTGCCGCGCAGACACAGTCGGCACTACCTTACCAGGCGCCCGAAGAGCCCATCAGTCTGAACGATCTAGCGGCTTTCCTGAAAAAGCCCATCGACACCTTTTACCAGCGCCGGCTGCAGGTGCGCTTCGAGGATGTCGAAGACGACGACACCGACAACGAGAATTTCGAGCTGGACGGCCTCGACCGCTGGCGCCTGGACAACGAGCTGATCCAGGGCGGGCTATTGAAAGCCAGCAACGAAGAGGAACTGCACGACCGGTTGCAGGCAACTCTGGACCGCATGGCCCGACGCGGGGACCTGGGTATGGGCGTGACCGAACACCGCCTGCGTTCCGAGCTGGCCGGGCGTTTGCCCGATCTGTTCGAGCGTTACCAGAACGCACTGGCTGACTGGCCGGAAGCAATCGTTGAACCGCTATCCTTTGACTACCGGTTTGAAAACGCCCTGGGTTCGGTGGAAATCGCGGATCTGATCGACAACCTGCGCTGCAATGCCCAGGGGGAACTGTGCCGGCTGGTGGTGGCCGGCTCCAGTTTGCTGACCGGTTCCGGGTCCAGCAAGAAAGTACGCTATGCCAATCTGATGCGGGACTGGCTGATCCATCTGGCAGGCCAGCTCGGCGATCAACCTTTTGAGACCCTGGTTCTGGGCAAGGAGGAGGGGCGGAAATTCCGCTTTGCTCCATTGCATCCGGAACAGGCCAGACCGCTGTTCGAAGCGGTGCTCAGCGGGTGGATGGACGCCACCACCCGGGCGCTGCCCATTCACTGCGAGGCCGGCTTTGCCTGGATCACCAGTTTCTACGGCAGCAAAAAGTACGTCGGTGACCATGAGCGAGCCATATCGGAGGCGCAGCAGGCCTATTCCATTGCTCTGGAGCGGGATACCGGTTACCTGAGAGGGGCCTTTGAAACACCGGAGCTGCTGATGGCCAGCGGTGAATTCGAAGCCCTGTTGCATCAGCTCTACGTGCCGGTTTGGGAAGCCGAGCAGGACAAATCGGCTGCAGATCAGATCGGAGGCCTGGAATGA
- a CDS encoding SDR family NAD(P)-dependent oxidoreductase, with translation MWTLITGAGSGIGRALALELAAQGHDLILAGRTVSKLEEVATKLRVEAPDREVMTLEVDLADPESTRNLAQQVSDAVDHLSAFVYCAGVGEPAADFASLGLIDFQEALAVNVSAPMLLTQSLLPILKGGDPASRIVMIGAGMDKHAQPGTGSYGISKMALRRLVRQMSVEFDTMSDGPVVSLFQPGLVDTPGIRSHIDKAGKLDLPHAEWLANRLASGDCLSAEQAASAIVFTLNQIPESDFHGAVFNGADLVDSLSFAGS, from the coding sequence ATGTGGACACTGATCACTGGCGCGGGGTCGGGCATTGGGCGGGCTCTGGCCCTGGAACTTGCTGCTCAAGGCCACGACCTGATCCTTGCAGGTCGCACCGTGTCAAAGCTGGAGGAGGTCGCGACGAAGCTCCGCGTGGAGGCGCCCGACCGTGAAGTGATGACGCTGGAAGTGGACCTTGCGGATCCCGAAAGCACCCGCAATCTGGCTCAACAGGTAAGTGATGCCGTCGATCATCTCTCAGCGTTCGTGTATTGCGCTGGCGTGGGTGAGCCGGCTGCGGATTTTGCCAGCCTTGGGCTCATCGATTTCCAGGAAGCCCTGGCCGTGAACGTGTCCGCGCCCATGCTGCTCACCCAATCGTTGTTACCGATCCTCAAAGGGGGTGATCCCGCGTCGCGAATCGTGATGATTGGTGCGGGTATGGACAAGCATGCGCAACCCGGAACGGGCAGCTACGGGATCAGCAAGATGGCGCTGCGTCGGCTGGTGCGTCAGATGTCCGTTGAGTTCGACACCATGTCGGACGGGCCGGTTGTCAGCCTCTTTCAGCCGGGGCTGGTGGATACGCCGGGTATTCGAAGCCATATCGATAAGGCGGGCAAGTTAGATCTGCCCCACGCGGAGTGGCTGGCTAATCGTCTGGCGTCGGGGGATTGCCTGAGTGCCGAACAGGCCGCCAGTGCCATCGTGTTTACGCTCAATCAGATACCGGAGAGCGATTTTCACGGGGCCGTGTTCAACGGCGCCGATCTGGTGGATTCGCTCTCATTCGCTGGAAGCTAG
- the folM gene encoding dihydromonapterin reductase produces MTAPILITGAGQRIGLAFARACLDRGQPIIVTYRSYRPAIDALQKAGAVCLHADFATNEGIDDFIQALKSKTDTLRAIIHNASDWLPESEDSDPADVMNAMMQIHVTTPYLINLACRSMLEQGDTTTDIIHMTDYVVEKGSAKHIAYAASKAALTNLTLSFARLLAPRVKVNAVAPSLIMFNQGDSQAYREKTLKKSLMGIEPGAEVAVATLQFLLDNPYITGRTLPLDGGRHLV; encoded by the coding sequence ATGACCGCACCCATCCTGATTACCGGCGCCGGCCAACGCATTGGTCTGGCCTTTGCCAGAGCCTGTCTTGACCGCGGCCAGCCCATCATCGTCACCTATCGAAGCTATCGACCGGCTATCGACGCGCTGCAGAAGGCGGGGGCAGTGTGTCTCCACGCGGATTTTGCCACGAATGAAGGCATTGATGACTTCATCCAGGCCCTGAAATCCAAAACGGACACGCTCCGTGCCATTATCCACAATGCCTCGGACTGGTTACCAGAGAGCGAAGATTCCGACCCGGCAGACGTGATGAACGCCATGATGCAGATTCACGTGACCACACCATACCTCATCAACCTGGCCTGCCGATCGATGCTGGAGCAGGGCGATACGACCACGGATATTATCCACATGACTGACTACGTGGTGGAGAAGGGCAGCGCCAAACACATTGCCTATGCCGCCAGCAAGGCAGCCCTGACCAACCTGACCCTGTCGTTCGCTCGTCTACTGGCTCCGAGGGTCAAGGTCAATGCCGTTGCGCCCTCCCTGATCATGTTCAACCAGGGCGATAGCCAGGCGTACCGGGAGAAAACCCTGAAGAAGTCGCTTATGGGAATAGAACCGGGGGCTGAGGTCGCTGTCGCCACGCTGCAGTTTCTGCTGGACAACCCCTATATCACGGGCCGGACCCTGCCCCTGGATGGCGGGCGGCACCTGGTTTGA
- a CDS encoding DUF6482 family protein, which produces MHMDTGELKKHKHDTISLLEIVSMEGRYYMARFYLDGQGYVLTDPYDKPVMFTGACAVREHFHEYEVERTEVIPPTGTDEMIGMPDSGSETMRVPL; this is translated from the coding sequence ATGCACATGGACACCGGCGAACTGAAAAAACACAAGCACGACACGATTTCTCTGTTGGAGATTGTCTCGATGGAAGGGCGCTATTACATGGCGCGGTTCTATCTGGATGGTCAGGGCTACGTTCTGACGGACCCCTACGACAAGCCAGTGATGTTCACCGGAGCCTGCGCGGTGCGAGAACATTTCCACGAATACGAGGTCGAGCGCACCGAGGTGATTCCGCCGACTGGAACCGATGAAATGATTGGTATGCCTGACAGCGGCTCCGAAACCATGCGGGTCCCTCTCTAG